From a region of the Alnus glutinosa chromosome 1, dhAlnGlut1.1, whole genome shotgun sequence genome:
- the LOC133865791 gene encoding uncharacterized protein LOC133865791 translates to MFSYYSPFCLCLGHFPLHIHTTMYPQGETNPYQPETNPYFHRPLQPELHEDHHSWPTSPLVQPPRQETHFPRPLQPESRQDHRPTSPLVKQPRPQRKRSKPVLVPPQGQHPQQGQHPQPRLVNLVPPLQPQGQNPQPQGPQGPRQGHRQPHNLWQPRNQPTKDAFTWFATVFCAIFWVVIIVGGIIVLIVYLVYRPRSPQFAVSSATLNAAYLDMGYLLNADVTLLANFTNPSKRVSVDFSYIYINLYYGSTIIATQYIEPFSAARGVSRFANVHMVTSQVRLPLGESRRLQRQMESNGVMFEVKSFLRTRSNFGRILRYSYWLHGQCTILLTGPPDGVMIRSKCKTKR, encoded by the coding sequence ATGTTTTCTTATTATTCCCCCTTCTGCCTCTGCCTTGGTCACTTCCCATTACATATCCATACAACCATGTATCCGCAAGGTGAAACCAACCCTTATCAACCTGAGACCAACCCTTACTTTCACAGACCATTGCAACCAGAACTGCATGAAGACCACCATTCTTGGCCAACCAGTCCACTAGTGCAACCACCTCGGCAGGAAACTCATTTTCCTAGACCATTGCAACCAGAATCACGCCAAGACCACCGGCCAACCAGTCCACTTGTGAAACAACCTCGACCCCAACGCAAACGTTCCAAGCCAGTGCTAGTTCCTCCACAGGGCCAACATCCCCAGCAGGGCCAACATCCCCAGCCAAGGTTGGTAAACTTGGTGCCACCTTTGCAGCCGCAGGGCCAAAATCCCCAGCCACAGGGTCCACAAGGACCACGACAGGGACACCGCCAACCACATAATTTGTGGCAGCCACGAAACCAGCCAACCAAAGACGCATTCACGTGGTTTGCTACAGTCTTCTGTGCAATTTTTTGGGTTGTCATAATTGTAGGAGGTATCATTGTCCTCATAGTCTATCTTGTTTATCGTCCGAGGAGCCCCCAATTTGCCGTTTCTAGTGCCACCTTGAATGCAGCCTATCTTGACATGGGCTATCTGCTCAATGCTGATGTTACTCTGCTCGCAAACTTCACAAATCCAAGCAAGAGAGTGAGCGTCGACTTCAGTTACATTTACATTAATTTATACTATGGAAGTACCATTATTGCTACCCAATATATTGAACCCTTCTCTGCGGCTAGGGGTGTGTCCAGGTTTGCAAATGTCCATATGGTGACTAGTCAAGTTCGGCTTCCATTGGGTGAAAGCCGAAGGCTTCAGAGGCAGATGGAAAGCAATGGAGTCATGTTTGAAGTCAAGAGTTTTCTTAGGACACGGTCTAATTTTGGAAGGATCCTGAGATATTCATATTGGTTGCACGGCCAATGCACAATTCTTCTGACTGGCCCTCCCGATGGGGTTATGATTAGAAGCAAATGCAAAACAAAACGCTGA
- the LOC133865800 gene encoding pentatricopeptide repeat-containing protein At1g13040, mitochondrial has product MYHSLGAHRLIYRARIACFVKAGLIDQAIQVFDEMSQSNCRIFSIDYNRFIGVLVRESRFELAEHYYHKMTPQGFSLIPFTYSRFISGLCKVKNFSLIEQLLEDIVRLGYVPDIWAFNIYLNLLCHENGIELALQVFYRMVEKGRDADVVTYTILIDGLCKARRFDAAVEIWRDMIDKGLSPDNKACTSLVIGLCDGGKVDLAYELTIGTMKGRVEFTNLIYNALISGFCRAGRIDKAQAIKLFMRRNGCEPDLVTYNVLLNYCCDGLMLEEAEKLMKKMERSGMEPDVYSYNQLLKGLCKANQPDKAYLLMVNKMETKGLCDVVSYNTIIRAFCKACRTRRAYKLFEEMGRKGIAPDMVTFTILIKAFLSEGSSIIAKKLIDQMTAMGLLPDRIFYTTIVDHLCKTGKIGMAHSVFCDMVEKGIAPDVVSYNALINGLCKASRVSEAMHLYEEMQMRGSYPDEVTFKLIIGGLIREKKLSMACRIWDQMMEKGFTLDGAVSETLINAIRSRDGT; this is encoded by the coding sequence ATGTATCACAGTCTTGGCGCGCACCGCCTCATATACCGAGCTCGAATCGCATGCTTTGTCAAAGCTGGTCTCATCGACCAAGCCATCCAAGTGTTCGACGAAATGTCTCAATCAAATTGCCGCATATTCAGCATCGACTACAACCGTTTCATCGGCGTATTGGTCCGTGAATCTCGCTTCGAATTGGCGGAGCACTACTACCACAAAATGACCCCACAGGGATTCTCTCTAATCCCATTCACATACTCGAGGTTCATTTCTGGGTTGTGCAAAGTCAAGAACTTTAGCCTCATTGAGCAGCTCCTGGAAGACATTGTTAGGCTTGGTTATGTCCCTGACATTTGggcttttaatatatatttgaatctTTTGTGTCACGAAAATGGAATAGAATTGGCTTTGCAAGTGTTTTATAGAATGGTTGAGAAAGGAAGAGATGCTGATGTTGTAACGTACACTATACTAATTGATGGATTGTGTAAAGCAAGGCGGTTTGATGCCGCAGTTGAAATTTGGCGTGACATGATAGATAAGGGGCTTAGTCCGGATAATAAAGCGTGCACATCTCTTGTTATTGGGTTGTGTGATGGTGGGAAGGTTGATTTGGCGTATGAGCTTACGATTGGTACAATGAAGGGTCGAGTTGAGTTCACTAATTTGATTTACAATGCATTGATTAGTGGGTTTTGTAGAGCGGGTAGGATTGATAAGGCACAAGCAATCAAGTTGTTTATGAGGAGAAATGGGTGTGAGCCGGATTTAGTTACATACAATGTGTTATTGAACTATTGTTGTGATGGGCTTATGTTGGAGGAGGCGGAGAAGTTGATGAAAAAGATGGAGAGGAGTGGGATGGAACCGGATGTGTACAGTTACAACCAACTTTTAAAGGGCCTTTGTAAAGCAAACCAGCCGGATAAGGCTTATTTGTTGATGGTGAACAAGATGGAGACAAAGGGTTTGTGTGATGTTGTATCATATAATACGATCATTAGAGCTTTTTGCAAGGCATGCCGTACTAGAAGGGCTTACAAGCTCTTTGAGGAAATGGGGCGGAAAGGGATTGCACCTGATATGGTGACATTCACGATTCTTATTAAAGCTTTTCTTAGTGAAGGTAGTTCCATTATAGCAAAGAAACTTATTGATCAGATGACGGCCATGGGTCTGTTGCCTGATCGTATATTTTATACTACAATTGTTGATCACCTATGTAAGACTGGGAAGATTGGGATGGCTCATAGTGTTTTTTGTGACATGGTGGAGAAGGGAATTGCCCCTGATGTAGTTTCATACAATGCCCTCATAAATGGGCTTTGCAAAGCTTCTAGAGTAAGTGAAGCCATGCATCTATACGAGGAAATGCAGATGAGAGGATCCTATCCTGATGAAGTAACTTTCAAGTTGATAATTGGAGGGCTTATACGAGAAAAGAAGCTTTCAATGGCTTGTAGGATATGGGATCAGATGATGGAGAAAGGCTTTACTCTTGACGGAGCTGTTTCAGAGACACTAATAAATGCTATCCGTTCAAGAGATGGCACATGA
- the LOC133865832 gene encoding protein-tyrosine-phosphatase MKP1-like, whose translation MLGEEDKDPVAGAGTRKTYFRSVSWAGRSPSKPNQNFNPNPRPQPNSKVRSCLPPLQPLSIIRRNVEEWPKAGSDDLGIWPNPPQTPRGEVKPLENSNSEQPVREFQFKREKLAFFDKECSRIADHIYLGSDAVAKNRDILRQNGITHVLNCVGFVSPEYFKSDLVYKTLWLQDSPSEDITSILYDVFDYFEDVREQGGRVLVHCCQGVSRSTSLVIAYLMWREGQNFEEAFQYVKAARGVTNPNMGFACQLLQCQKRVHAVPASPNSVIRMYRMAPHSSYDPLHLVPKMLSHPSARALDSRGAFVVHVPSAIYVWTGKNCNFALSNSAMVAAFQVIRYERAQGPIVSIKEGEEPSEFWDALASGQLLADGCGKMEVKKEDNLSCQNDPDAAENQVEVSERKVDDYDLDFEFFHKALAGGVVPPFPVSNTGSETCLPARENGWGRLRRKLANGFMKELVTFSKLNNDGTLSGDESNMIIDTQKEAEDPVCLIELSPPQSPSTHPCGSPDSFDCFPNSSPDRIGETSKEVEHSFTLTYPSMLPTPCGSPDSLPCSVTLTDPYFSPTPTGGSPDSFSCFPCRSPKFSSKSPTLSPSTSDYSSSFTFSPSSSNWSDLSYLSSQQPSPSGWESTDLFTHKNTSLADNSCLLHKETSIPAEQFSGNRTLKVANASFPCKGISPSIAERRGSNPPPRMVLPSVDESSQVPKNLVRSWSFSLPDLEDDVMKDVDCNQFEHEDNREELIFDTGFESHSTIEDKQEDGNEFHPVSGDMVDRVAGLKTPVLFQWPSMKKVEMHPFCILDSRSVYILLAPDMSLGANNCGILFVWLGSEFSDEKWHSQVIGTDGKCGNSHLHWEAVGRNLLNRMDLPMDAPVQIIREGEEPEQFLKHLSCLSFHKTQDSSHS comes from the exons ATGTTAGGAGAAGAAGATAAAGACCCTGTGGCCGGTGCTGGTACCCGGAAAACTTATTTCAGGTCGGTCTCATGGGCCGGCCGGTCTCCATCTAAGCCTAACCAAAactttaaccctaaccctagaccacAACCGAATAGTAAAGTGCGGTCGTGCTTGCCACCACTTCAGCCTCTTTCTATCATCCGGCGGAATGTTGAGGAGTGGCCCAAGGCGGGTTCTGATGATCTTGGCATATGGCCTAATCCACCCCAAACGCCAAGAGGGGAAGTTAAACCCCTTGAGAATTCGAATTCAGAACAACCCGTGAGAGAATTCCAGTTTAAGAGGGAGAAGCTCGCATTTTTCGATAAGGAATGCTCGAGAATTGCCGATCATATATACTTAGGAAGCGATGCTGTGGCAAAGAACCGTGACATTTTGAGGCAGAATGGAATCACCCATGTGCTGAACTGTGTTGGGTTTGTTTCTCCTGAGTACTTCAAGAGTGATCTTGTGTACAAGACACTTTGGTTGCAAGACAGCCCATCGGAGGATATTACTAGTATTCTCTATGACGTGTTTGATTACTTTGAAGATGTTCGAGAGCAAGGTGGGCGGGTTCTTGTGCATTGTTGCCAGGGAGTGTCAAGATCAACCTCTCTGGTTATTGCATACCTCATGTGGAGGGAGGGGCAGAACTTCGAAGAGGCCTTTCAATATGTGAAGGCAGCACGAGGAGTGACTAACCCAAATATGGGTTTTGCTTGCCAACTTCTGCAGTGCCAGAAGCGAGTACATGCTGTGCCTGCAAGCCCAAATTCTGTGATTAGGATGTATCGGATGGCCCCTCACTCATCATACGATCCTCTTCATCTTGTACCAAAAATGTTAAGCCATCCGAGTGCACGGGCACTTGACTCTCGTGGAGCATTTGTTGTGCATGTTCCTTCTGCTATATATGTGTGGACTGGGAAAAACTGCAACTTCGCTTTGTCAAATAGTGCAATGGTTGCTGCCTTTCAGGTAATTCGATATGAAAGGGCTCAGGGACCAATTGTGAGTATCAAGGAAGGTGAAGAGCCATCAGAATTTTGGGATGCCCTTGCAAGTGGGCAACTCTTAGCCGATGGTTGTGGGAAAATGGAGGTAAAAAAGGAAGATAACCTGTCTTGCCAAAATGATCCAGATGCTGCGGAAAATCAAGTTGAGGTTAGTGAAAGGAAGGTTGATGATTATGAtttggattttgaattttttcacaAGGCACTTGCTGGTGGGGTTGTTCCACCTTTTCCGGTATCAAATACTGGATCGGAAACTTGTCTTCCTGCCAGAGAAAATGGATGGGGGAGACTGCGGCGGAAGCTTGCTAATGGTTTTATGAAAGAATTGGTCACCTTCTCCAAACTGAACAATGACGGTACTCTATCCGGTGACGAATCAAATATGATTATAGATACACAGAAAGAAGCAGAAGACCCCGTTTGTCTGATTGAACTTTCACCACCACAGTCACCATCCACCCATCCATGCGGTTCACCTGATTCCTTTGACTGTTTCCCAAATAGCAGCCCAGATAGGATAGGGGAAACTTCTAAAGAAGTGGAACACTCTTTTACTCTTACTTATCCTTCCATGTTACCAACACCTTGTGGTTCGCCAGATTCATTGCCTTGTTCTGTGACTCTTACTGATCCTTACTTTTCACCCACACCTACTGGCGGTTCGCCagattctttttcttgttttccatGCAGAAGCCCAAAGTTCAGCTCCAAGTCCCCAACACTCTCACCTTCAACATCTGATTACTCCAGTTCATTTACCTTTTCACCATCATCTTCTAATTGGTCCGACTTGTCATACTTGTCTTCGCAGCAGCCTTCACCTTCTGGCTGGGAATCTACAGATCTATTTACTCATAAGAATACTTCTTTGGCAGACAATTCCTGTTTACTTCACAAAGAGACTTCTATTCCTGCAGAGCAGTTTTCTGGCAATCGTACTTTGAAAGTGGCAAATGCTTCTTTTCCATGTAAAGGAATTTCCCCCTCTATTGCGGAGCGCAGAGGGAGTAATCCCCCACCTCGAATGGTCTTACCCTCAGTTGATGAGTCATCTCAAGTCCCGAAGAATCTGGTAAGATCATGGTCTTTCTCTCTACCCGACTTAGAGGATGATGTGATGAAGGATGTTGATTGCAACCAGTTCGAGCATGAAGACAATAGAGAAGAGCTTATATTTGATACTGGATTTGAATCACATAGTACGATTGAAGATAAGCAAGAGGATGGTAATGAATTTCATCCTGTGTCTGGTGATATGGTTGACAGGGTCGCAGGATTGAAGACCCCAGTTTTGTTCCAGTGGCCTTCTATGAAAAAAGTGGAGATGCATCCCTTTTGTATTCTTGATTCTAGATCGGTATACATTTTGTTGGCACCAGATATGAGTTTGGGCGCCAATAATTGTGGAATCTTATTTGTCTGGTTGGGGAGTGAATTTTCGGATGAGAAATGGCATAGTCAAGTGATCGGCACTGATGGCAAATGTGGTAATAGCCATCTTCACTGGGAAGCAGTTGGCCGCAACTTGCTTAATCGAATGGATTTACCAATGGATGCCCCTGTACAG ATAATAAGAGAAGGTGAAGAGCCAGAGCAGTTTCTAAAACATCTCAGCTGTTTATCATTTCATAAGACACAGGACAGCAGCCACAGTTGA